One genomic region from Sphingobacterium sp. UGAL515B_05 encodes:
- a CDS encoding alpha/beta hydrolase, whose product MCSASIIETAEKSTLISDSGNDRHSSSLDDFLQQPGKHAAPYSLIDMADDIRDLLHAFGIQRAHIVGRSMGGIIAQLFAYKYPELTNTLILFMSSSFNPTLPKVDDAMIRKLTNSTTSFQGDRQIFIKEKVDFMKAIYDNRYRFNEEKECELIIKDEYRKSSLIKAFRQIIALASYTYNPHVLHCLDVPTLMIHGDQDPLFGAAHAADLKSNIHNCDLILKNGTGHALPKELFPSLIENISDFIAK is encoded by the coding sequence GTGTGCTCCGCTTCGATAATAGAGACTGCGGAAAAAAGTACTCTTATTTCCGATAGTGGCAACGACCGCCATAGTTCTTCCCTAGACGATTTTTTGCAGCAGCCCGGAAAACACGCTGCTCCTTATTCTTTAATAGATATGGCCGACGACATAAGAGATCTGCTGCATGCATTCGGCATCCAACGCGCACATATTGTCGGACGGTCGATGGGTGGTATCATTGCACAGTTATTTGCATATAAATATCCCGAACTGACCAATACATTGATTTTATTTATGTCCTCATCTTTTAATCCTACTCTCCCAAAAGTTGATGACGCAATGATAAGAAAACTAACAAACTCAACCACAAGTTTTCAAGGTGATAGGCAAATCTTCATAAAAGAAAAAGTCGACTTTATGAAAGCGATTTATGACAACCGATATCGGTTCAATGAGGAAAAGGAGTGTGAGCTAATTATCAAAGACGAATACCGAAAGTCATCTCTGATAAAAGCTTTTCGTCAGATCATTGCACTTGCAAGTTATACGTACAACCCACATGTACTCCATTGTCTTGATGTACCAACATTGATGATACACGGCGATCAAGATCCTTTATTTGGTGCTGCGCATGCGGCGGATTTAAAAAGTAATATACATAATTGCGATCTGATTCTAAAGAATGGCACGGGACACGCTCTACCAAAGGAGCTGTTTCCTTCTCTGATAGAGAATATTTCAGATTTTATCGCTAAATAA